The DNA window GTGCTGAGGGTACCACCCCTAGGCTGAAAACCAGCCAGGAAATGGGGACCTCGGTCCTGCAACCCAAGGAACCAAATTCTTCCAACAACAAGAATGAACTTGGAAGCAAATTTCACCCCCTGAGGCTCCAGACAAGAAGGCAGCCCAGCTGCCaacttgatttcagccttgtatACCCTACGCAGAGAATCCAGCCATGCTGTACTGGacatctgacctccagaactatgagccAATacatgggtgttgttttaagtctCTAAACTGTGGTAATCTGTTAGGCAGTGACAGGAAACTAAAGttcatcccttcctctccctcttcctcctaccAGGAGCTGGTTTCTGGTCCTAATCTCTGGCTTCCCTCTCTAGCCTTCACCCTCTGCCATCAGGGCCATAAAACTCCTCTTTGCTGCCCCCCACCCAACTCCATGTGCACTAGAACTCACTGCCAGGGGCGTTGTTTGCTCTTGACAAATGAAATACCTTCCCTCAATTCTCTGCTTGACGGGCCCCATGACCCCTTAGggcccagctccagccccacctcttcAGGTGGCACCACCTCCAGACAGCCCCAAGCAGAGTTCCGCCCCTCCTCTGAGACCCCGCAGCACTCGGAACAACTCTCTATTGGAACATTTTGCCATTCCAGGCTGCATCCTGCGTGTTTATTCCGCTAGACCGAGTTTCCTTAGGGCAGAGAGCATGTCTTATTCCCCATGCATGCAAACTTGGGGCCTGGCACTGAGCAGTCACAAAAGCAGGCATTCAGCATAGGAAGCTGAATCGTAGTAGATTTTCagtaaagaataaaatcatggggagctccctggtggccaagtggttaggattccggtcTTTCACTGCggtgacccaggttcaatcccttcctggttagggaactgagatcccgcaagccatgcagcgccggggggcgggggaagaaagaataaaatcatttattcaaaACTTGGCAAATATTTATCGAGCATTCACGGTGTGTCAATCTCCGTGATAAGCACATtatgtaattatctttttaaattctagaatGGCTTTAAAAGGTCAGTACTCCTATTTTCCCCACCccacagataagaaaaccaatGGTCTGAGTGGCTGACTGGCCCAAGGCCATACAGCAGGTAGCACCGTGAGTCCTGTCTATATCTGATCATTACTTCTGTCTCCTAGCCTACACAGCCTCTCTGAGGGCTCAAAGATACGGTGGAAGTACCTGCTTGGGAAGCCACCCAGTGTGCCAAAGCCCACCAGCAGAAGACCACTAGGGAGGGTACTGCGAGCCGAAACCAAAACCGGAACTTGCAAACTGCACCCTGACTTCCCAAACTGTCACACCTACCAAACCATGATCTGCAGGACCAACTGCACCCTCAAATTCTTTTAACTCCTTTAGACCAATATGCTCCAAGATTGGATCACAGATGAAGTGATCAAATAGTAACCACAGGGCTCAGGCTGGGCTCCATATCCTAAACATAAGATTACtgactgttgggacttccctggcggtccagtggttaggactccacgttttTACTGCCGGGGGtgcgtgttcaatccctggtcggggaactaaaatcccacaagccgtgcggcccgcggcccaaaaaaaaaaaaagactactgacTGTCCCAGCAAATCTGCAGTGTACAGATTCTGATCAGCGCCTGCCAAAGCCATCCTCTACCTCTAGCCCCCAAGCCCTAAAAACACCCTTCCCTGACTCCCCACTTTGGAGATGCCCCCGGGGCATCTCAGGAGTGCGTGCCCTCCCTTTGCTGTAAAAGCCAGAATACCTGCCTCTGATTACAGGTGTGTGCCTGGGGGCTGTGTGTTATTCAGATGCGTGCTGCGGTCTCTGCTATTGTTTTCCCCTCGCCTGGGGTCCTCCCTGGCCTTCTGGAGCCTCTAGGAAGTCCCTCCTACTTCCCACAGAGAACCCCAACCCTCTGGCTTCCCGTCCGTCTGCAGCCCATCATCACCTGCTTAATCTTGTATGGCTGCTGTATCGGCAGGCTCAGCAGTTTGTCAGCTGCAATCTCCATGAAGAAGGGGTTGAGAATCCGAATCTGTTTGGGGTTGACGTCCCAGATGAGGGGAGGCTGCTTCCAGAAGCCCTTTTGCACCTAGGCGGGTAGGGTTGGGAGGGAGAGAGCCAGTGGGTTGaaatggggaggtggggaggggcttctCCAGGGGACAGGGCCCCTGTGTTGATGGCACAGGCCCTCGGGAGTGCGGGGTGAGGGGGGGGGGACGTGGAGGCCTACaccagaggtgggagaggagaccggaagagaggaggagggagagaggggagcggGGCACCCCCCAGGGGAGGCCAGGTGACATGGTATGGAGAGTATGGGCTCCAACCATTGCCCACTTCCAAGTATAGGCATGCAGGTAGGAGGGGCTGGCTAAACACATGGCAGAAAATGGACAGTTCAGCAGTCAACCGGATGGCAAAGAGACAGAGCGGACTTTCTGGAGTCCACCTAGAAGGACAGAGATCTCGACTGTTCTAACCCGCCTCCACCTGGAGACGACTACCAACTGGCCCCTCTGCTGCCAAGCTTCTCACTGGCAAACATATTTTGGCAGCTTCTCTGTCCCAAGCAGCCTCGAGCTTGGGGTGCCCTTCGCGGCTGCTGCCTGACTCCTGAGGACCGTGGGGCACATGTGATGGAGCGGCAGGGCCTGACCCGGGCGGCGTCCCCATCCCCAGGCTGCGACCTCACCCCCGCCAGTCTCTCCACGTACGCGCTTCTTGTCACTCAGGATGCTCTCAATCCAGTGGAAGTCCATGGCCTTGAAAGCGACCATGACAAGGAGCGTGTCAGGGTTGTCCTCCACTTTGGGGTTGAAGTGGGCGGATTCAGGGTAGAAGAGACGCAAGGTGGTCTTCGAGCCCACGTCACGCTCGTAGCCAGCCACTGGCGCGCTGTTtaacctgggaggcaggggcagggtgcCCGTCACCTAGAGCCCCCCGGGTCTGTTTACCGTTGCCCCCCAAACAGAAGAGGGAAGGGCGGTCCTACAGACCTGATGACCACGTCGTACTTGTTGATGGCCTCTCCCAGAGAGCTGTTGCGCAGCCGATGCCCGTTCCCCACCACCACGCAGCGGCGGCACTTGAGGCTGCCACGGGAACAGGGTGGTGAGACCCAGAAGGAGCCCCCGCTCCTGCCCCGCTTCACTCTCCTGGCCCAGTCTGCCCAGGCCccctcagcccctcagcccctgggCCCCATGGACCAGGCATCTCCAAGGAGTCCTGCTTCTGGTCATGCCGACCCTGCGGCCCTGGGCTTTCAAGGGAGAGGAAACTGAGCAGAGCACGGGagacagaggggaggagggaagatgcCTGGGGAGTACCAAGAAGCAATCCCATCTCGGAGCCCCCGACTGCTGCCCAGGCCTGCCTGTTACCACAGCAATACCCTCAGCAGCCTCTGCCCACTCCGGCAGCCTGATGCCCAGGCTCAGTTGCCGTGGGGACTGGCGTGCCCGCCTCCCCTGGAGACAGGCAGGCTCATCGGCAGGTGCTGGACCATGACTGTTCCAcactggggcaggaaggagggtcTCTTACCTCTGGATGCTCTCTGGAACGGAGTAGCTGGTGATGGCCAGCACCCGGAGGAGCAGGTCTTCTACAAAAGAACCGCAACGGAAGGGGCTGAGGACAACAGCTAGCTCCCCAAAGGCCgccagccctccctgccctgacCCCAGGATCCAGGCCTGGCTGAAAACCTGGGCGCTGGGACCACGGACAGCAAAAAACGAGAAGCAGCGTGGCCAAGGTGAGGCCACCGTTCCCACCTGACCAGGCGGATACTTACCACTCCCCTTGGTCCCGTAGGGCAGCTCATAGGCAGATGGCGTCTTGACCCAGAAATAATCCTTAAGCTGCAGGAAGACGGGCTGTTCTCGGGAGTAGCTGCGCCGAGGTGAAGGCAGGGTAGGGATGAGAAAGAGATTAGTCTTCGTGCCAGAAACTGGGTCAGACCCCTGACTCACATTACGTATACGCACCaaggcctctccctccctcacaggcTGCACCTGACCCGTGTCCGCCAGCACGGTTCCCTCCATCCAGCCGGCACCCaggcccaccccccaccccgcatcCTCACGTACTTGCCGAAGAGCTTGGAGGCCATCCTCTCCGCCTCACCCTGGAGGCATGGCTCCTTCTTCCCTGGGATGGGAAAATAAAAGctggagacagaaaaggagagaggcaggCGCTCCAGTCAGACCTCCCGGGCCCCGGGGGGCCAGCTTCCCAGGaagcctccacctcctcccagggCACGTCGGCCCCAGGGCCCTGGAGAGCGACTTGCAGGCTGGAACGGTGTCAGCCCAAGTCCCACTCTGAAACCAAATCATTGCAAACCCAGCTCTTCCTTCTCCTGAACTCCCTGGGTGAGGGCCCCGGGGAGTCATCCCAGGCCCTACTCCCCAAAACCCACCAACTCCCCTCACAGAGGATTCTGGGCTGTAGCGTACGGGAGAGGTCATGCCCTGGCTCTCTGAACCCCCCTGTCGCCCCACTAGGTCCCCACCTCACGTGCTCCATCCCCGAGCCCGCTTCCCAAGAGGAACCCACAGAAGGACACGAGAGATGGACTCACAGCTCAGTGTACCTGTCTTCTCGGGAGATGGAGTACCAAACCATGACGGCCAGGACCAGAGCCAGCGTGGCCAGGAGTTTCCAGCCTGCAGGGCGAACGCACAGAAGAGCTGGAAGCAGCAACAGGCAGGCACCGCCCCAGGCCACCTTCTCAGCTGCCCCAGCTGGGGCCCCTGCAAGGCCGGCTCAAAGCAGGCCCTCGCCTGGCCTTAGTTCTCTGGCTCAGGGCTCGGACCCGAGTGTTTCTGCTGTCCTTCAAGATGAAGACAGGGGCCCCTGGCTCCGTGTCAGTCCCTCCACAACCCCCTGCGGGTCCCAGGATGACGTTTACCACTGCTTCTGGGGAGCTCACCCCTCAGGGTGGGGAGCCCCTGGAGAATACTCACGGGACTTGCTGATCATGTTTCTCAGGTGCCAGGGTTCCTGGGGAGAGCTGTCATCCCGGCTGCCTCGGGCCACCTAGGAGGAAGGAGTCACAGGTGTCTGGTCAGCGCCACAAACACTCTCGCCTAGACCCCGGAGCAGGGCACACCCACAGCCTgcctcttcctgcctccagaaAGCACAAAGCTGCTTCCAGGGCGGCCATCCGGGGAGCGGCCCTCCTCACCCTGGACATCTCCCTAACCCCTCAAAGGCAGCACCAGCGGTCCAGGTGGGGCCTACGCCCCAGAAAGGGAAACCGAGTCCCACCCTTCACGAATTCCGTCCCAGGCCAGACCAGCCTACCACAGCTTCCCCGGCACGGTTCCCCTCACTGTGTCCTCTCCCTCACTTGGACCTCAGAAGGGCCAGCTCCAGGAAACGGATGTACCTCCACCCATTTTCTACATGAAAGTTAAGCTAACTGTACAAGGGCGTGATTCACATTTTACACAACTGAAGTttatcttttctccacatccaagGCATTCCCTT is part of the Balaenoptera musculus isolate JJ_BM4_2016_0621 chromosome 8, mBalMus1.pri.v3, whole genome shotgun sequence genome and encodes:
- the ST3GAL4 gene encoding CMP-N-acetylneuraminate-beta-galactosamide-alpha-2,3-sialyltransferase 4 isoform X1, translated to MEEADESREEISAQMPSSCPNRVRRKCSLSGTAGLTGREGQVARGSRDDSSPQEPWHLRNMISKSRWKLLATLALVLAVMVWYSISREDRYTELFYFPIPGKKEPCLQGEAERMASKLFGNYSREQPVFLQLKDYFWVKTPSAYELPYGTKGSEDLLLRVLAITSYSVPESIQSLKCRRCVVVGNGHRLRNSSLGEAINKYDVVIRLNSAPVAGYERDVGSKTTLRLFYPESAHFNPKVEDNPDTLLVMVAFKAMDFHWIESILSDKKRVQKGFWKQPPLIWDVNPKQIRILNPFFMEIAADKLLSLPIQQPYKIKQKPTTGLLAITLALHLCDLVHIAGFGYPDAHHKRQSIHYYEYITLKSMVWSGHNVSQEALAIKRMLEIGAVKNLTYF
- the ST3GAL4 gene encoding CMP-N-acetylneuraminate-beta-galactosamide-alpha-2,3-sialyltransferase 4 isoform X2 yields the protein MEEADESREEISAQMPSSCPNRVRRKCSLSGTAGLTGREGQVARGSRDDSSPQEPWHLRNMISKSRWKLLATLALVLAVMVWYSISREDSFYFPIPGKKEPCLQGEAERMASKLFGNYSREQPVFLQLKDYFWVKTPSAYELPYGTKGSEDLLLRVLAITSYSVPESIQSLKCRRCVVVGNGHRLRNSSLGEAINKYDVVIRLNSAPVAGYERDVGSKTTLRLFYPESAHFNPKVEDNPDTLLVMVAFKAMDFHWIESILSDKKRVQKGFWKQPPLIWDVNPKQIRILNPFFMEIAADKLLSLPIQQPYKIKQKPTTGLLAITLALHLCDLVHIAGFGYPDAHHKRQSIHYYEYITLKSMVWSGHNVSQEALAIKRMLEIGAVKNLTYF
- the ST3GAL4 gene encoding CMP-N-acetylneuraminate-beta-galactosamide-alpha-2,3-sialyltransferase 4 isoform X3, producing MISKSRWKLLATLALVLAVMVWYSISREDRYTELFYFPIPGKKEPCLQGEAERMASKLFGNYSREQPVFLQLKDYFWVKTPSAYELPYGTKGSEDLLLRVLAITSYSVPESIQSLKCRRCVVVGNGHRLRNSSLGEAINKYDVVIRLNSAPVAGYERDVGSKTTLRLFYPESAHFNPKVEDNPDTLLVMVAFKAMDFHWIESILSDKKRVQKGFWKQPPLIWDVNPKQIRILNPFFMEIAADKLLSLPIQQPYKIKQKPTTGLLAITLALHLCDLVHIAGFGYPDAHHKRQSIHYYEYITLKSMVWSGHNVSQEALAIKRMLEIGAVKNLTYF
- the ST3GAL4 gene encoding CMP-N-acetylneuraminate-beta-galactosamide-alpha-2,3-sialyltransferase 4 isoform X4: MISKSRWKLLATLALVLAVMVWYSISREDSFYFPIPGKKEPCLQGEAERMASKLFGNYSREQPVFLQLKDYFWVKTPSAYELPYGTKGSEDLLLRVLAITSYSVPESIQSLKCRRCVVVGNGHRLRNSSLGEAINKYDVVIRLNSAPVAGYERDVGSKTTLRLFYPESAHFNPKVEDNPDTLLVMVAFKAMDFHWIESILSDKKRVQKGFWKQPPLIWDVNPKQIRILNPFFMEIAADKLLSLPIQQPYKIKQKPTTGLLAITLALHLCDLVHIAGFGYPDAHHKRQSIHYYEYITLKSMVWSGHNVSQEALAIKRMLEIGAVKNLTYF